The following coding sequences lie in one Cucurbita pepo subsp. pepo cultivar mu-cu-16 chromosome LG13, ASM280686v2, whole genome shotgun sequence genomic window:
- the LOC111809147 gene encoding uncharacterized protein LOC111809147 codes for MNQGVISVSCPLSITIPQGHHKNFKIFKSPKVFNAFTLRSRFIHARRPPICCTQINPWEPAPITFVSENEEDDTFLKRTENIFGSLDADSTTEAPEVETKELVEVETKEVVEVSNQPEVHLQIFKWPMWLLGPSLLLTTGMAPTLWLPMSSVFLGPNVASLLSLIGLDCIYNLGAMLFLLMADACARPKQPIKPLRSEAPFSYQFWNMLANVVGFAIPFIMLYGSGSGLVQPHLPFISLAVLLGPYVLLLSVQILTEMLTWHWRSPVWLVTPIVYEGYRILQLMRGLKLGAELSAPAWTMHTIRGLVCWWVLILGVQLMRVAWFAGIASLSRKQEIVANGS; via the coding sequence ATGAATCAAGGAGTGATATCAGTATCGTGTCCTCTCTCTATTACCATACCCCAAGGCCACCATAAAAACTTCAAGATATTTAAGTCCCCAAAGGTGTTTAATGCCTTCACTCTCCGTTCCCGCTTTATTCATGCAAGACGTCCTCCAATTTGTTGCACACAGATAAATCCTTGGGAACCTGCACCAATCACGTTTGTGTCCGAAAATGAAGAGGATGATACCTTCTTGAAGAGAACcgaaaatatttttggaagTCTAGACGCCGATAGCACAACTGAAGCTCCGGAAGTAGAGACCAAAGAACTTGTGGAAGTAGAGACCAAAGAAGTTGTGGAGGTAAGTAATCAACCAGAGGTGCATTTGCAGATTTTCAAATGGCCAATGTGGCTTTTGGGGCCTTCTCTTCTCCTGACAACAGGGATGGCCCCAACATTATGGCTTCCTATGTCATCGGTATTTCTCGGTCCGAATGTAGCCAGCCTCCTCTCTTTAATTGGACTCGACTGCATCTATAACCTCGGAGCTATGCTTTTTCTTCTCATGGCCGATGCTTGTGCACGACCTAAACAACCAATAAAACCCTTGAGAAGTGAGGCTCCTTTCAGTTACCAGTTCTGGAACATGCTTGCAAATGTTGTTGGTTTTGCCATACCTTTCATTATGCTTTATGGATCTGGAAGTGGACTGGTTCAACCCCATCTTCCTTTCATCTCCTTAGCAGTTCTATTGGGTCCCTATGTTCTGCTCCTCTCAGTGCAGATTTTGACCGAAATGCTGACATGGCACTGGCGATCGCCTGTTTGGCTGGTTACGCCGATCGTATACGAGGGTTATCGAATTTTGCAGCTCATGAGAGGGTTGAAACTTGGAGCTGAGCTAAGTGCACCGGCCTGGACGATGCACACAATTAGAGGATTGGTTTGCTGGTGGGTGCTGATACTTGGTGTTCAACTCATGAGGGTTGCTTGGTTTGCTGGTATTGCCTCTCTGTCTCGTAAGCAAGAAATTGTTGCTAACGGTTCATGA
- the LOC111808178 gene encoding 60S ribosomal protein L36-2-like, with translation MAPKQPNTGLFVGLNKGHIVTKKELAPRPSDRKGKASKRVLFVRSLIREVAGFAPYEKRITELLKVGKDKRALKVAKRKLGTHKRAKKKREEMSNVLRKMRAGGGGEKKK, from the exons ATGGCCCCAAAACAGCCGAATACAGGCCTCTTTGTTGGGCTCAACAAGGGCCACATAGTCACCAAGAAGGAGTTGGCCCCACGGCCCTCTGATCGTAAGGGA aaagcaagtaaaagggTTCTCTTCGTCCGGAGCTTGATCCGGGAAGTTGCTGGTTTTGCCCCATATGAGAAGAGAATCACTGAGCTTCTAAAAGTTGGAAAGGACAAGCGAGCTCTGAAGGTAGCCAAGCGAAAGCTCGGAACTCACAAGAGAGctaagaagaagagagaagagatgTCCAACGTCCTAAGAAAGATGAG GGCCGGTGGAGGTGGTGAGAAGAAGAAGTGA